One genomic segment of Hevea brasiliensis isolate MT/VB/25A 57/8 chromosome 3, ASM3005281v1, whole genome shotgun sequence includes these proteins:
- the LOC110668153 gene encoding probable linoleate 9S-lipoxygenase 5 isoform X1 has protein sequence MSHNIIQVVTGENGRKKMKCEISQCSKIQGTAIVLIKKNVLNILHDFFDKLTGKTVSLQLISAINCDPEDGQRGKIGRPAYLEKRNTTMSTPLKEGEVQFQITFDWEEEIGVPGAFTVRNDHHDEFYLKTLTLEHVPGHGSIHFDCNSWVYPAKFYKKDRVFFSNMTYLPYKTPMPLRKYREEELEILRGDGKGELQEADRVYDYAYYNDLGDQKHARPVLGGSTDHPYPRRVRTGRGPVDSDPCNESRLPLPESLSIYVPRDERFSPSKNKDFLVNSLKSIRQLIGPELKSLFDREFDSYKDVLTIYEEGIKLPDGPLHISKGKNITLEILNVIFGSDRKFPMPQVIQVNELAWSSDEEFARELLAGVNPVSIRCLEEFPPKSKLNYKQFGDQNSSITKEHIENKLHGMSLDEAIEKNKLFILDYHDVLMPYLRLINEETSTKIYASRTLLFLKEDGTLKPLAIELSLPHPEGDQFGAVSNVYTPAEHGIEGSIWKLAKAYVAVNDSGCHQLISHWLNTHAVIEPFVIATNRQLSVLHPVYKLLHPHFRDTLYINALARQVLINAEGVLEATVFPGKYSMEMSSAIYKDWIFTDQALPEDLKKRGMAIEDENSPNGLRLMIEDYPFAVDGLEIWSAIKKLVKQYCSFYYKTNDMVRQDSELQSWWKEIQEKGHGDKKGELWWPRMQTFDELIETCTIIIWIASALHAAINFGQYPYGGYLPNRPTISRRLMPEKGSAEYRELETNFEEAFFKTITAKPQALLGISLVEILSMHSPDEEYLGQRAPGWTSDTEPLQAFKKFQETLEGIGKRISDRNIDTKLKNRIGPVNMPYTLLFPTSEEGLTGKGIPNSISI, from the exons ATGTCTCACAACATCATTCAAGTGGTTACTGGAGAAAATGGcagaaagaaaatgaaatgtgAGATAAGTCAATGCAGCAAGATTCAAGGCACTGCTATTGTTTTGATCAAGAAGAATGTTTTGAACATTCTTCATGATTTCTTTGATAAGCTGACGGGTAAAACAGTCTCCCTGCAGCTCATTAGTGCCATTAATTGTGATCCTG AAGATGGGCAGAGAGGGAAAATAGGGCGTCCAGCTTACTTGGAAAAGCGCAATACTACTATGTCTACTCCACTTAAAGAAGGTGAAGTGCAATTCCAGATTACCTTTGATTGGGAAGAGGAAATTGGAGTTCCAGGGGCATTTACTGTAAGAAATGATCACCATGATGAATTCTACCTCAAGACTCTCACACTTGAACATGTCCCTGGTCATGGCTCCATCCACTTTGATTGCAACTCGTGGGTTTACCCTgccaaattttacaaaaaagatCGTGTCTTCTTCTCTAACATG ACATACCTTCCCTATAAGACTCCAATGCCATTGCGAAAGTACAGAGAAGAAGAACTAGAGATTTTAAGAGGAGATGGAAAAGGAGAGCTCCAGGAAGCTGACAGGGTCTATGACTATGCTTATTACAATGACCTTGGAGATCAGAAACATGCTCGTCCAGTTCTAGGAGGGTCTACTGATCACCCTTATCCTCGCAGAGTGAGAACAGGCAGGGGACCAGTGGATTCAG ATCCTTGCAATGAGAGCAGGCTACCTCTTCCTGAGAGCTTAAGCATTTATGTGCCAAGGGATGAACGATTTAGTCCCTCCAAGAACAAAGACTTCCTTGTTAATTCATTGAAATCTATACGTCAATTGATTGGACCTGAGCTAAAATCTCTATTTGATAGAGAGTTTGACTCCTACAAAGATGTGTTAACTATCTATGAAGAAGGAATTAAGCTACCTGACGGTCCTTTGCACATCAGCAAAGGAAAAAACATTACCCTGGAAATACTTAATGTGATATTTGGAAGCGATAGGAAATTTCCTATGCCTCAAGTGATTCAAG TGAATGAGTTAGCTTGGAGTTCTGATGAGGAATTTGCTAGAGAACTGCTTGCTGGTGTAAATCCTGTTAGCATTCGTTGTCTTGAG GAATTCCCTCCAAAAAGCAAGCTAAACTATAAACAATTTGGCGATCAGAACAGTTCAATAACAAAAGAACATATAGAGAATAAATTACATGGAATGAGTTTAGATGAG GCAATAGAGAAGAACAAGTTATTCATATTGGATTACCATGATGTGCTGATGCCATACCTGAGGCTGATAAATGAGGAAACTTCCACAAAGATTTATGCATCAAGAACACTCCTTTTCTTGAAAGAAGATGGAACCCTGAAGCCACTTGCAATTGAATTAAGTTTGCCTCATCCTGAGGGAGATCAATTTGGAGCAGTAAGCAATGTATACACACCTGCTGAACATGGAATTGAAGGCTCCATCTGGAAACTGGCTAAAGCTTATGTGGCTGTAAATGACTCAGGATGTCATCAGCTGATTAGTCACTG GTTGAACACGCATGCAGTGATTGAACCATTTGTGATTGCAACAAATAGGCAGCTAAGTGTTCTGCATCCTGTTTACAAGCTTTTGCATCCTCATTTCCGCGACACGCTGTACATAAATGCACTAGCTAGGCAGGTACTCATTAATGCTGAAGGAGTACTGGAGGCTACTGTTTTTCCTGGAAAATATTCCATGGAGATGTCTTCTGCAATTTACAAAGATTGGATTTTCACCGATCAAGCACTGCCTGAGGATCTCAAGAAGAG AGGAATGGCAATTGAGGATGAGAATTCACCCAATGGTCTTCGCCTGATGATAGAAGACTACCCATTTGCTGTTGATGGGCTTGAGATATGGTCAGCAATCAAGAAATTGGTTAAACAATACTGTTCCTTCTATTACAAGACAAATGACATGGTTAGACAGGACTCTGAACTGCAATCCTGGTGGAAGGAAATCCAAGAGAAGGGTCATGGTGACAAGAAAGGTGAACTATGGTGGCCCAGGATGCAAACTTTTGATGAGCTAATTGAAACATGCACTATCATCATATGGATAGCTTCTGCCCTTCATGCAGCCATCAATTTTGGACAATATCCTTATGGAGGTTACCTCCCCAACCGCCCAACCATAAGTCGCAGGTTGATGCCTGAAAAAGGTTCTGCTGAGTACAGGGAGCTTGAGACCAATTTTGAAGAGGCTTTCTTCAAAACCATCACTGCCAAGCCACAGGCACTTCTTGGTATTTCCCTTGTAGAAATCTTGTCAATGCATTCACCAGATGAGGAATATCTTGGGCAGCGAGCCCCTGGATGGACTTCAGATACAGAACCATTGCAAGCATTTAAGAAATTTCAGGAGACACTGGAAGGAATTGGGAAAAGAATCTCGGACAGGAACATAGATACAAAATTGAAGAACCGTATTGGACCTGTCAATATGCCATACACTCTCCTCTTTCCAACAAGCGAAGAAGGACTTACAGGAAAGGGCATCCCCAACAGTATTTCTATTTAA
- the LOC110668153 gene encoding probable linoleate 9S-lipoxygenase 5 isoform X2, with the protein MSHNIIQVVTGENGRKKMKCEISQCSKIQGTAIVLIKKNVLNILHDFFDKLTGKTVSLQLISAINCDPDGQRGKIGRPAYLEKRNTTMSTPLKEGEVQFQITFDWEEEIGVPGAFTVRNDHHDEFYLKTLTLEHVPGHGSIHFDCNSWVYPAKFYKKDRVFFSNMTYLPYKTPMPLRKYREEELEILRGDGKGELQEADRVYDYAYYNDLGDQKHARPVLGGSTDHPYPRRVRTGRGPVDSDPCNESRLPLPESLSIYVPRDERFSPSKNKDFLVNSLKSIRQLIGPELKSLFDREFDSYKDVLTIYEEGIKLPDGPLHISKGKNITLEILNVIFGSDRKFPMPQVIQVNELAWSSDEEFARELLAGVNPVSIRCLEEFPPKSKLNYKQFGDQNSSITKEHIENKLHGMSLDEAIEKNKLFILDYHDVLMPYLRLINEETSTKIYASRTLLFLKEDGTLKPLAIELSLPHPEGDQFGAVSNVYTPAEHGIEGSIWKLAKAYVAVNDSGCHQLISHWLNTHAVIEPFVIATNRQLSVLHPVYKLLHPHFRDTLYINALARQVLINAEGVLEATVFPGKYSMEMSSAIYKDWIFTDQALPEDLKKRGMAIEDENSPNGLRLMIEDYPFAVDGLEIWSAIKKLVKQYCSFYYKTNDMVRQDSELQSWWKEIQEKGHGDKKGELWWPRMQTFDELIETCTIIIWIASALHAAINFGQYPYGGYLPNRPTISRRLMPEKGSAEYRELETNFEEAFFKTITAKPQALLGISLVEILSMHSPDEEYLGQRAPGWTSDTEPLQAFKKFQETLEGIGKRISDRNIDTKLKNRIGPVNMPYTLLFPTSEEGLTGKGIPNSISI; encoded by the exons ATGTCTCACAACATCATTCAAGTGGTTACTGGAGAAAATGGcagaaagaaaatgaaatgtgAGATAAGTCAATGCAGCAAGATTCAAGGCACTGCTATTGTTTTGATCAAGAAGAATGTTTTGAACATTCTTCATGATTTCTTTGATAAGCTGACGGGTAAAACAGTCTCCCTGCAGCTCATTAGTGCCATTAATTGTGATCCTG ATGGGCAGAGAGGGAAAATAGGGCGTCCAGCTTACTTGGAAAAGCGCAATACTACTATGTCTACTCCACTTAAAGAAGGTGAAGTGCAATTCCAGATTACCTTTGATTGGGAAGAGGAAATTGGAGTTCCAGGGGCATTTACTGTAAGAAATGATCACCATGATGAATTCTACCTCAAGACTCTCACACTTGAACATGTCCCTGGTCATGGCTCCATCCACTTTGATTGCAACTCGTGGGTTTACCCTgccaaattttacaaaaaagatCGTGTCTTCTTCTCTAACATG ACATACCTTCCCTATAAGACTCCAATGCCATTGCGAAAGTACAGAGAAGAAGAACTAGAGATTTTAAGAGGAGATGGAAAAGGAGAGCTCCAGGAAGCTGACAGGGTCTATGACTATGCTTATTACAATGACCTTGGAGATCAGAAACATGCTCGTCCAGTTCTAGGAGGGTCTACTGATCACCCTTATCCTCGCAGAGTGAGAACAGGCAGGGGACCAGTGGATTCAG ATCCTTGCAATGAGAGCAGGCTACCTCTTCCTGAGAGCTTAAGCATTTATGTGCCAAGGGATGAACGATTTAGTCCCTCCAAGAACAAAGACTTCCTTGTTAATTCATTGAAATCTATACGTCAATTGATTGGACCTGAGCTAAAATCTCTATTTGATAGAGAGTTTGACTCCTACAAAGATGTGTTAACTATCTATGAAGAAGGAATTAAGCTACCTGACGGTCCTTTGCACATCAGCAAAGGAAAAAACATTACCCTGGAAATACTTAATGTGATATTTGGAAGCGATAGGAAATTTCCTATGCCTCAAGTGATTCAAG TGAATGAGTTAGCTTGGAGTTCTGATGAGGAATTTGCTAGAGAACTGCTTGCTGGTGTAAATCCTGTTAGCATTCGTTGTCTTGAG GAATTCCCTCCAAAAAGCAAGCTAAACTATAAACAATTTGGCGATCAGAACAGTTCAATAACAAAAGAACATATAGAGAATAAATTACATGGAATGAGTTTAGATGAG GCAATAGAGAAGAACAAGTTATTCATATTGGATTACCATGATGTGCTGATGCCATACCTGAGGCTGATAAATGAGGAAACTTCCACAAAGATTTATGCATCAAGAACACTCCTTTTCTTGAAAGAAGATGGAACCCTGAAGCCACTTGCAATTGAATTAAGTTTGCCTCATCCTGAGGGAGATCAATTTGGAGCAGTAAGCAATGTATACACACCTGCTGAACATGGAATTGAAGGCTCCATCTGGAAACTGGCTAAAGCTTATGTGGCTGTAAATGACTCAGGATGTCATCAGCTGATTAGTCACTG GTTGAACACGCATGCAGTGATTGAACCATTTGTGATTGCAACAAATAGGCAGCTAAGTGTTCTGCATCCTGTTTACAAGCTTTTGCATCCTCATTTCCGCGACACGCTGTACATAAATGCACTAGCTAGGCAGGTACTCATTAATGCTGAAGGAGTACTGGAGGCTACTGTTTTTCCTGGAAAATATTCCATGGAGATGTCTTCTGCAATTTACAAAGATTGGATTTTCACCGATCAAGCACTGCCTGAGGATCTCAAGAAGAG AGGAATGGCAATTGAGGATGAGAATTCACCCAATGGTCTTCGCCTGATGATAGAAGACTACCCATTTGCTGTTGATGGGCTTGAGATATGGTCAGCAATCAAGAAATTGGTTAAACAATACTGTTCCTTCTATTACAAGACAAATGACATGGTTAGACAGGACTCTGAACTGCAATCCTGGTGGAAGGAAATCCAAGAGAAGGGTCATGGTGACAAGAAAGGTGAACTATGGTGGCCCAGGATGCAAACTTTTGATGAGCTAATTGAAACATGCACTATCATCATATGGATAGCTTCTGCCCTTCATGCAGCCATCAATTTTGGACAATATCCTTATGGAGGTTACCTCCCCAACCGCCCAACCATAAGTCGCAGGTTGATGCCTGAAAAAGGTTCTGCTGAGTACAGGGAGCTTGAGACCAATTTTGAAGAGGCTTTCTTCAAAACCATCACTGCCAAGCCACAGGCACTTCTTGGTATTTCCCTTGTAGAAATCTTGTCAATGCATTCACCAGATGAGGAATATCTTGGGCAGCGAGCCCCTGGATGGACTTCAGATACAGAACCATTGCAAGCATTTAAGAAATTTCAGGAGACACTGGAAGGAATTGGGAAAAGAATCTCGGACAGGAACATAGATACAAAATTGAAGAACCGTATTGGACCTGTCAATATGCCATACACTCTCCTCTTTCCAACAAGCGAAGAAGGACTTACAGGAAAGGGCATCCCCAACAGTATTTCTATTTAA